A window of the Theileria parva strain Muguga chromosome 2, complete sequence, whole genome shotgun sequence genome harbors these coding sequences:
- a CDS encoding putative integral membrane protein, whose amino-acid sequence MTVFGYRFLSRIPSSLIFRHAPPIAHHTPPSLHVRCFASLPPIHNLPPPPPREYNPDGTPRKYRNVKPIYNHKYNWEHWTLRPAGVFHTVLVGEFGRQHRAWVAWLLQFPTHIAALPCIFIVFVAAFLIQNAFLIGIKPKRYTIEWINAEKERALAENTNPVTRYLERRRSERGTNWALKNYMPSHPYFLFLGDYYHDPDSEDSSD is encoded by the exons ATGACAGTCTTTGGTTATCGTTTTTTATCCAGGATTCCCAGTTCTTTAATATTTAGGCACGCCCCTCCCATAGCACATCATACTCCACCTTCTTTACATGTCAGATGTTTTGCTTCACTCCCACCTATTCATAACTTGCCTCCACCTCCGCCTCGTGAATACAACCCTGATGGAACTCCACGGAAGTATAGAAATGTAAAACCCATTTACAACCACAAGTATAACTGGGAACACTGGACTCTTAGACCCGCGGGAGTCTTCCACACAGTTCTCGTTGGTGAATTCGGAAGACAGCACAGAGCCTGGGTTGCCTGGCTTCTTCAGTTCCCCACCCACATCGCAGCCTTGCCTTGCATATTTATTGTATTCGTTGCGGCCTTTTTGATACAAAACGCGTTCTTAATTG gaATCAAGCCTAAGCGTTACACTATTGAGTGGATAAACGCAGAGAAGGAGCGTGCTCTGGCTGAGAACACTAATCCCGTGACTAGGTACTTGGAGCGTCGTAGAAGT GAGCGTGGAACCAACTGGGCTCTTAAAAACTACATGCCCAGTCACCCTTACTTTTTATTTCTGGGTGACTACTACCACGACCCAGACTCCGAAGACTCCTCAGACTAA
- the EIF3K gene encoding translation initiation factor 1 subunit K, with protein MQTDLASVARSNAESLLDTPSAQFQLSSLPTLIEFLNFQLTDINLYSLANNVGILKIYLLYPDVSDVLVIQKILVLSLTQVPAPDFTVCLCQIPLHLHNQEPVSKVINLHNFLQNCMFLRFWESANLELESMPGKTVLDVSGLSDSVRKFVLDVSPLVYNQMTVPELRKLLNFQTNSQEFEQLLSVCGWSFDSSYNREDENSGLCYSTSREDSSKVHKSNATQNPLEKYLKSDPMKYYYTTLHN; from the coding sequence atgcAAACTGATTTGGCTTCAGTTGCACGGTCAAACGCTGAGTCCCTTTTGGATACGCCTTCAGCTCAGTTTCAACTTTCATCGCTTCCAACACTAATTGAGTTTTTGAACTTCCAACTCACTGATATAAATCTTTACAGCTTGGCTAACAATGTTGGGATTTTGAAGATATATTTGCTCTACCCAGATGTTTCTGATGTTCTGGTTATACAGAAGATTCTTGTTTTATCGCTGACTCAGGTCCCAGCTCCTGATTTTACTGTTTGTTTATGTCAGATTCCACTTCATCTTCACAATCAAGAGCCTGTTTCAAAGGTTATTAATCTCCACAACTTTCTACAAAACTGTATGTTTCTCAGGTTTTGGGAATCTGCAAATTTAGAACTGGAATCCATGCCTGGTAAGACTGTTTTGGACGTTTCTGGTCTTTCTGATAGCGTTAGGAAGTTTGTTTTAGATGTTTCGCCTCTGGTTTATAACCAGATGACAGTCCCTGAGTTACGTAAACTACTAAATTTCCAAACTAACTCCCAAGAGTTTGAACAACTCCTTTCAGTCTGCGGATGGTCCTTTGACTCCTCATATAATAGAGAAGATGAAAATTCAGGCCTTTGTTACTCAACCTCGAGGGAAGATAGCTCCAAAGTCCACAAATCTAACGCTACTCAAAACCCGCTTGAAAAGTACCTGAAGTCTGATCCCATGaagtattactatactactcttcacaactaa
- the BETAC-AD gene encoding Adaptin N terminal region family protein, with the protein MDKKYFKGNRRSELQELRHELQTTDKDKQKEAIKKVICAMTTGKDVSTLFPDVVNCIQTNNIELKKLVYLYVINYAKVQPELAILAVNTFCKDSTDRNPLIRALAIRTMGYIRLTAITEYLIEPLKRSKNDPDPYVRKTAAICISKLYGISPTMVHQEGLLEVLQGMLSDQNPMVISNAVATLMEISELSNDNLFVTILNKDRALLDRLLSVLNECIEWGQVYILDALVYYNPPDSEHARKVIDAVCPRFSHINPAVVMSAIKVVVKMMNMVTDKEYLRVVGSKLSAPLVTLSSLDPEIQYVSLRSILVVISKYPRLLEDQVRSFFCKCTDPLYVNIEKLDIMVKLANSSNYSLILNELREYATDVDLEFVRRSIRAISTLCIRLELALNSCVNALTDLLRLKINYVTEECTIALRDILRTYPKVFSYELFQLCSDVEDIYRSEAKAALVWIVGQYASEIEDSSEYISNLSETFHDESHSVQLSLLTAAMKVHLSSEDKNDLISHVIHRCGIESRNPDVRDRAYMYLRLLDSGTKVASKVVLSPLPPVGEGTLDKNILDDLLENLGRVSSVYHLPSWAVAFKDSLSSSQPKLKYVPKQDSSDDDLTQNNDYFLNSRDKPYVPDVDDQETFSNRLPGYFCTPQVVLSSSQRGVNGQLGLEITAFLCRQEDRISLQMRLLNNSSSLYELLAMQFNKNSFGLAPSPLRSPLTVQPGKTAECQVPLVPNHIPSNTAPDDPITIQVAIKTNLDVFYFFVSYDLPVVFKHEAKVSRSDFESLWVRLQPKDFNHNYYYKYSNPRNTDANRGIVKALQSYGLYHVGVGLCGDRGSDSDFFYALTTNSLAILTKFTRDTFTVKCESSTVLMLFAKAVEKMLS; encoded by the exons atggataaaaaatatttcaaaGGTAATCGTCGCTCAGAGCTCCAAGAGCTCCGACACGAGCTTCAAACCACAGATAAAGATAAACAAAAAGAAGCAATTAAAAAGGTTATATGCGCAATGACGACAGGAAAGGATGTTTCCACGCTATTTCCAGATGTTGTAAACTGTATCCAAACCAATAACATCGAACTTAAGAAGCTCGTTTATCTTTACGTAATTAACTACGCTAAAGTCCAACCTGAACTGGCAATCCTCGCTGTTAATACGTTCTGTAAAGATTCAACCGATCGCAATCCCTTAATTag AGCACTTGCAATAAGGACAATGGGATATATCAGACTAACAGCAATAACAGAGTATTTAATTGAGCCACTCAAAAGGTCAAAAAATGACCCTGACCCTTATGTTAGGAAAACGGCCGCAATTTGCATATCTAAACTATATG GTATATCCCCAACCATGGTTCACCAGGAAGGCCTGCTGGAAGTATTACAGGGAATGTTATCAGACCAGAACCCGATGGTGATATCTAACGCAGTGGCTACACTAATGGAGATATCAGAACTCTCAAACGATAACCTCTTCGTTACTATTCTGAACAAGGATAGGGCATTGTTGGACAGGCTTTTAAGCGTGTTAAACGAGTGTATCGAATGGGGACAGGTATACATCCTTGACGCGCTGGTATATTATAACCCACCAGATTCCGAACATGCAAGAAAGGTGATAGACGCAGTATGTCCACGTTTCTCGCATATTAACCCGGCCGTCGTAATGTCAGCCATCAAGGTGGTGGTCAAGATGATGAATATGGTTACGGATAAGGAATATTTAAGGGTTGTAGGGTCGAAGCTGTCAGCTCCACTAGTAACGCTTTCTTCACTCGATCCAGAGATCCAGTATGTATCACTCCGATCAATTCTGGTTGTAATCTCAAAGTACCCGAGGTTACTTGAGGACCAGGTGAGGTCGTTTTTCTGCAAGTGCACTGACCCCCTATACGTGAATATAGAAAAGCTGGATATCATGGTAAAGCTGGCAAATTCCTCAAACTATTCACTTATTCTGAACGAGTTGCGCGAATACGCCACGGATGTTGACCTCGAGTTTGTCAGACGCTCAATTAGAGCAATTAGCACACTTTGTATAAGGCTGGAGTTGGCTTTAAATTCATGTGTCAACGCATTAACAGACCTACTCAGGctcaaaataaattatgttactGAGGAATGCACAATAGCACTTCGTGATATTCTCCGTACGTACCCGAAGGTTTTCTCGTATGAACTGTTCCAGCTGTGCTCAGACGTTGAGGACATTTACCGCTCAGAAGCTAAAGCAGCACTGGTTTGGATCGTGGGTCAGTATGCGTCAGAGATTGAGGACTCCTCAGAGTACATATCAAACCTCTCGGAAACATTCCACGACGAGTCACACTCAGTTCAGCTCAGCCTCTTAACAGCGGCGATGAAGGTACACCTGTCATCTGAGGACAAAAATGACCTCATATCGCATGTTATACATAGGTGCGGAATTGAGAGCCGAAACCCAGATGTCAGAGATCGAGCATACATGTACTTGAGGCTCCTGGATTCCGGAACCAAAGTCGCGTCAAAAGTGGTGCTTTCACCTCTTCCACCAGTGGGTGAAGGAACACTTGATAAGAACATACTAGATGACCTTCTTGAGAATCTAGGCAGAGTTTCATCAGTTTACCACTTACCCTCATGGGCAGTTGCCTTCAAAGATTCACTTTCCTCTTCACAGCCGAAGCTAAAGTACGTGCCAAAACAGGATTCAAGTGATGATGATTTAACTCAGAATAATGATTACTTCTTGAATTCCAGGGATAAACCATACGTACCAGATGTGGATGATCAGGAAACATTCTCGAATCGTTTACCAGGTTACTTCTGTACTCCCCAAGTCGTTCTATCATCTTCACAAAGAGGCGTTAATGGCCAGTTAGGACTGGAAATTACAGCCTTTCTATGCAGACAAGAGGATAGAATTTCACTTCAAATGAGGCTTCTTAACAACTCTTCGTCACTTTACGAACTCCTAGCAATGCAGTTTAACAAGAATTCTTTTGGTCTTGCACCTTCGCCCCTTAGGTCACCTCTGACGGTTCAACCTGGGAAGACCGCCGAGTGTCAAGTCCCACTCGTTCCAAACCACATTCCATCAAACACTGCTCCTGATGACCCAATCACCATCCAGGTAGCAATTAAGACTAATCTGGACGTTTTCTACTTTTTTGTATCATACGACTTGCCTGTGGTTTTCAAGCACGAAGCGAAGGTCTCAAGGTCGGACTTTGAGTCCTTGTGGGTGAGACTCCAGCCTAAGGACTTTAACCATAACTACTACTATAAGTATAGTAACCCAAGGAACACTGATGCCAACAGAGGTATAGTTAAGGCCCTGCAAAGCTATGGACTATATCACGTTGGCGTTGGGCTCTGCGGAGACCGAGGATCAGATTCTGACTTCTTTTACGCTCTTACCACAAACTCTCTTGCCATTTTAACCAAGTTTACACGGGACACATTCACAGTTAAATGCGAGTCATCCACAGTTCTGATGCTGTTTGCAAAGGCTGTTGAGAAAATGCTttcttaa
- the RPL30 gene encoding 60S ribosomal protein L30-2 — protein sequence MGKKSKSKLVENVNHRLQLVMKSGKVCLGFKSTKATLRNGKALLVILSNNCPPLRRSEIEYYAMLAKCGVHHYTGDNNDLGTACGKHFRVGCMAILDAGDSDIVRSVE from the exons atggGTAAAAAATCAAAGTCTAAATTGGTTGAAAACGTCAACCATAGACTCCAACTGGTGATGAAATCAGGAAAGGTTTGTTTAGGATTTAAATCAACGAAGGCTACATTGAGAAATGGGAAag CTCTTTTGGTCATATTGAGTAACAACTGTCCACCCCTGAGAAGATCTGAAATCGAGTATTATGCAATGTTGGCCAAATGCGGAGTCCATCACTATACCGGAGATAATAATGACCTGGGAACTGCCTGTGGAAAACACTTTAGAGTAGGATGTATGGCTATTCTAGACGCTGGAGATTCAGATATAGTTCGAAGCGTTGAATAA
- the TIF3H1 gene encoding JAB1/Mov34/MPN/PAD-1 ubiquitin protease family protein, whose translation MDFVNTKPHRSLVGKSSTLSDYTNTNNPVQRTQSYVEIDSLVLIKAIKHCKDNYPVPVNGQLLGLDFGDRLEVTNCFPYPQKRDIYNSIIKDKNTNTLAENEIEEKADEEFVKYQELMTELVHDVRVDCFAIGWYQTVNFGDLQSKDAIDNLVIYQDVVDKAIMLGFDPVSTTGEVSFKAYRASDQLLSVYHSSDPDVRKFNALKGTEILEEVPIVIKNSILSENTYVFDVLDAYHNNYLEKNLEFLSQSLEALCDNQEKFIRYQRDYTKLVQQQKQLLERRRLENEQCKLKGEPLLPMPEFDNNLLKKIEAPSQLSTIIMSNECTTHTKDINSLCFDNIAKMYLLYHRLHDKQ comes from the exons atGGATTTTGTTAACACTAAACCTCACCGCAGCCTCGTCGGAAAGTCTTCAACCCTTTCAGACTATACTAACACTAACAATCCAGTACAGAGAACGCAGTCTTACGTAGAAATTGATAGTTTGGTTCTTATTAAAGCAATCAAACACTGTAAAGATAACTACCCTGTTCCCGTTAATGGACAACTACTGGGCCTTGATTTTGGAGACAGACTTGAAGTGACAAACTGTTTCCCTTACCCTCAAAAACGAGATATTTATAACTCAATAATAAAAGACAAGAACACTAACACCTTAGCCGAGAATGAAATCGAAGAAAAGGCCGACGAAGAGTTTGTTAAATACCAGGAGCTTATGACCGAATTGGTACATGATGTGAGAGTTGACTGTTTTGCAATAGGATGGTACCAGACAGTAAATTTTGGGGACCTTCAATCTAAAGATGCAATCGATAACCTGGTCATTTATCAAGACGTTGTGGATAAAGCCATAATGCTCGGCTTCGACCCTGTATCTACAACTGGAGAGGTCTCCTTCAAGGCCTACCGTGCATCTGACCAGTTACTATCAGTTTATCACAGCTCTGACCCCGACGTTAGGAAGTTCAACGCCCTCAAGGGAACTGAGATTCTTGAGGAGGTCCCAATTGTTATCAAAAACTCAATTTTGTCAGAG AACACATATGTCTTTGACGTGTTAGACGCTTACCATAACAACTATTTGGAAAAGaatttagaatttttatcacAGTCACTGGAGGCACTCTGCGACAACCAGGAAAAGTTTATAAGATATCAACGAGACTATACTAAGCTTGTCCAGCAGCAGAAGCAACTCTTGGAAAGAAGGAGGTTAGAGAATGAGCAGTGTAAACTAAAGGGTGAACCGCTTCTGCCCATGCCTGAGTTCGACAATAATCTCCTTAAAAAGATTGAAGCTCCATCACAACTATCAACAATTATCATGAGTAACGAGTGTACAACTCACACTAAAGATATCAACTCTCTCTGTTTTGACAACATCGCCAAAATGTACCTCTTGTATCACAGATTACACGATAAACAGTAA